In Leptospira bouyouniensis, the sequence TCACCGAATTGAATGTTACTCTTAATAATTCACTTGCAAAACCAGATGACATCGAAAAGGCAAAAAATCGTCTCGCAGAAATAGAATCCAGTTTTGATTTATCGCCAATGCGTAAAATTGTCGAACTAGAAAAAGCAAAGATGATCATCGACAATCGTTTAACAACACAAAACTTAACAGAACCACAAGTTAGGATCCAAAAGGAACAAGATGCGATTGAAGTATCACTTCCAGGAGTTTCCAATTCTGCAGCGATCTTAGAGATTTTACAAAATACTGAAACAGTCGAATACCGATTAGAAGAACCAAATTCTTTTACATATAAAAAAATCATAAGTGATAGTGAAAGTCGACTTATGGAGCTTGGACAAAGAGAAAAAACTGACATTTATCTTTTCCAAGAACTTGTTAAAAACAAAGCAGGGAAAAAAGCCCAAGATGAGTTTCTTGCAGGCCTTGAAAAAAAATACAATATTCCAAAAGATTATAAGGTATATGCAATGTGGGCTCGCGGTAATTCTGCAAAGTCCACTTTACTTCCTAGGAGTTTTGTTGTATTAGAAAGAAAAATTGCTCTTTCTGGAAATGATATGACCAATGCACAACCGTCATATAATTCCAACTCATATGGATGGATGGTAAGTTTTACGCTGACTCCAAATGGGGCTGAGAAATTTTTTGATTTAACTTCGGAAAATCGGGGCCGTAACCTAGCAATTGTTTGGGGAGATAAAGTTATCTCCAATCCTGTGATCAATGACCCGATTGCTGGCGGAAGAGCTGAGATTTCAGGAAGTTTTTCAGAACAAGAAGCAATTCGATTGGCGAATGTCATTTCTGAAGGCGCCCTGCCGATTCCTCTTTCTGTTCTTGAGATGCGTTTTATTGGACCAACTCTCGGGATTGAATCGATTGAAGTTGGTGTAAAAGCTGTTGCGATTGGATTTTTTCTCGTAATGGTATATATGATCTTCTACTACCGGTTAGGTGGATTTATAGCAGACTTATCGTTACTTGTAAATATCATTATTCTTGCGGCTCTCCTTACTTTAATGGACTTTACACTTACTTTGCCAGGGATTGCGGGGATTATCTTAACTGCAGGTATGGCAGTAGATGCAAACGTGATTATTTATGAGAGGATTCGTGAGGAAATCGAAGAAGGGCGTGCACTTTCGATTGCCGTCACAAGAGGTTTTGAAAATGCTTTCTGGACCATTATGGATGCAAACGTAACCACTCTCATTGCAGGGATTTTAATGATCCGTCTCGGAAATGGACCTATCAAAGGTTTTGCGATCACTCTTTGTTGGGGAATTGTCACAACACTTTTCACATCCTTATTTTTGTCTCGTTTGTTTATGGAACTTTCCGTTAATCGATTCGGAATCCATCATTTGAACCTAAGACCTTTTTTCTTTGGAAAAAAAGAGGTAAAACATGTATAATATCAATTTCACGAAGTATAAATATTTCACTCTGAGTATTTCTTTTTTGGCCATAGTTTTAGGATTTGTCATCACCTTCGCTAAGTATGGTGGGTTTGCTCACTCACTCGATTTTAATGGTGGACTAAGGACAGTTGTAGAATTACCCAAGGATAAAACTCGTGCGGACTTAGAATCCTATTTCCAAACGAAAAAAATTGAAGCGGTTGTCATCTTACTCGAAAAAGAAAAAAACATTTTTCAATTGGACATCGGACTTGGCTCACTTTCTACGATTGAAGAGTTGTTTAAAGAAATTCCCGAAGACAAAAGGGAATCTTCTACATCTGCAATTGACAGGTTTGTGCAACTACTTCGATTTGAATTTAACTTACCGAAAGAAAAGGTATTATCTGCAGACCAAGTGGGCGCTGTAGTAGGTGGGGAACTCACAGAAGTGGGTATCACATTACTCCTAACAACACTTGGGATTATCCTATTGTATTTAAGTATTCGATCTCAATTTAAGTTTGCCCTCGCATCTGCAATTGCTCTTGTGCATGACATTCTCATGACTCTTGCTCTCATTGGATTTTTACAAATCAAACCTAGTGTTCCGATCATCGCAGCCCTCCTTACGTTACTTGGTTACTCCATAAACGATAAAATTGTTGTATTTGACCGGATCCGTGAGAATGCTCATGGTAAAGACAATTTAGCACTTTCCAACATCATCAACGTATCTATTTCGCAAACATTGGGAAGGACGATCAATACATCCTTTACAACAATGATTTCGGTAGTAGCAATCATTGTTGGTGGTGCAGCCGAATTGTATGATTTTGCATTTGTTTTACTATTTGGTGTGATTGTCGGAACCTATTCTTCCATCTACATTGCGGCTCCTATTTCTGAGATTTATGATAGGCTCAGGAAAAAAAGATTCACTTAATAGGGATTAGATGAATGTAGAGAAAAGGAAAGAACTTTATTCTCTGCATTCCCTGCTTGGGTTTCTTGCCATGGGAAAAACTGGTGGAAACCCTCCTGTCTCAGCCGTTCTCACAGATTTAAATGGCAATGTTATAGAAAAAGCTCACACCCAAGAGTATGGTGGAAACCATGCTGAAAGGGAACTTTTTTCATTACTTCAAAAACAACATTCTTTAAATCAAATCATTCCAAAAGAAAGTCCATTATCGGAAACTAACGAAGCAGATACGAGTCAGAAGAATACGAATTCGGGAGTTTTTCTTTCTGACTTCATTTTATCGGTAAGCCTTGAACCTTGTACCCATTTTGGAAAAACACCACCTTGCCGTGATTTGGTGCTCGAATCCAAACCAAAAGAACTTTTGATTGGTTGGAAAGATCCAAATCCATTGGTTATATCAGGAGACTGGGAATCCTATCAGGAAAAGGGCATTACCGTTCGTTTGGATCCAATGCTTGCCAATACATCTATTCCATATTTGCAAGGTTTTATAAAACGTATACAAACGGGATTACCTTGGGTTTGGATCAAATCTGCGACTTCCAAAGAAGGAAATTACGCTGATTCATCTCTTAAAAAAGAGCGAGTGAGTTCGGTTGAAATCGATCTCTACTTACAAATCTTACGAGCAAAATTTGATGCTGTGGCATGTGGTCCGAATACAATCTTTATCGATGAACCATCGTTACACTTTCGGATCACTGAGGAAATGATCCGTTTGGCGGGGTTACCAAAACGTCAAACAGAACTAATTCCTTTTTTTGAAGCAGCAACAAATTTGTTTACTTCACTTACAAAATGGGCAAGGGACACAACTTTACTCCACCAATTAGAAGAAGGAAAATACCAACCCTATCGAGTCTTTGTTTTGGATCCAAAACGTCTACCTAGTGAGAATTTTTTCTCCAAACAAATGGAACTTAATGATCGTTACGGTGAAAAAAAATGTATTTTTTTTGTAATTGTGGATACTATTAATGTTGAAGCAGAAATATTTGATTTGCCTTTCGAAATCAGAAACCAAATGGAAACACTTTCCCTACATCCTATTTTTCCTATAGGGAAAAATGACGGGGACCTATTTTTAAAAACCCTGGGAAAATTTGGAATTAATTCTTTGTTATGCGAAGCAGGTAGTTTTTTTCCTAACTTTTTAAACGAAAATTTGTCAGATGAAGATTGTATATTAGAAATTCGAAATTTTGAAAAATCAATTCCTCATGGGATTCCATTTGTTTACCAAAATGAGCACATCCTTTCTGAATTTAAAATTGGTTCCAATTCTGTATTCATACGAAAACCAAAAAGGAGTACATAGAATATGTTTACTGGACTTGTTGAAACTTTAGGGAAAGTCGTTCAAATCGAACCTATTGATTCTGGAATTCAATTTACCATCCAAACGGAATGGGAAAATCCAGATATCAAACTTGGTGACTCAATTGCCATAAACGGTGCTTGTATGACCGTTACAAAATTTTCTGACTTGGGGAATTTATTCCAATTTTATGCTTCGTTTAAATCATTGGAGTTAACCAACTTGTCTCGGTTAGGGGAAGGATCCCTCGTGAATTTGGAACGTGCCATGGCACTAGGGCAAAGGTTTGGTGGTCATATGGTCCAAGGTCATGTGGATGGCATGGCAATAGTAATCAGTCGCAAACAAATTGAAAATGAAGTGGAAGAGTTTTGGGTGGAAATTCCAGAAGATTTAAGACGTTTTTTTGTAAAAAAAGGATCTGTTACTTTAGATGGAATCAGTCTCACCGTAGTCGATGTAAAAGATGGGAATATCCAACTGATTCTTATTCCAGAAACCATACAAAAAACCAATGCAAACTCTTGGAAAAAGGATCAACGACTGAATGTCGAGGTGGATGTCCTAGCCAAATACATTGAAAATTATTTGGCAGGCAGACAACTTTAAATGGAATTAATTTCTTTTTAATAAATCATCAATATCGGAATCAGAATCTGCATCAATGTACTTGGATTGAAAGTCAGAGCTATTCATGATTTCGAAAAACATATCAAGCTTTGCTAATTTAAATACATTTTGGATCATCGGTTTCATACCAACAAGTAAAAGTTTTCCCTTTTTGTTTTTAAGAGAATTAAGGCTTTTGATAAGAGACCCAATCCCAGATGAATCAATGTAATCGAGCCGACTCATTTCGATGGAAACGAGGTTTGGACTTGATTCAATCAATTTGTTGAAAATGGATTCAAACTCTTCTGTGGACTCAATATCAAATTTCCCAGCGATTTCGATGGTTTTGATCTTTCCTATTGTGTTTAATTTCAGCTCCACAAGTCCTCCGATCCGGAACATTTAGACAAAAGAAATAGGAAAAATCAATGAATTTCTTTGGGAATCTTCTTTAATTCGGAACGGCTTTCAGAGTTTTAGTATATAGAGGCCTTTCCCAATGATACGTCCGATCGAAGAAGCAATCGAAGAAATCCGCCAAGGCAAAATGATCATCCTCGTCGATTCTGAAGACAGAGAAAACGAAGGTGATTTGGTCTGCGCGTCCCAGTTTGCAGACAAAGACAAAATCAATTTTATGGCGACCCATGGACGTGGACTCATTTGTGTCCCAATGGAGCGGGAAAGGTTACAAAGTTTGGGTCTCGGCAAAATGGTAGATGACCTTACACTTGGTGACAAACATGGGACTGCATTTACCGTTTCAGTGGATGCAAAATTTGGAACTAGTACGGGAATTTCGGCCCACGACAGAGCCAAAACAGTAGAAGTCTTACTCGATCCCAAAACAAAACCAGATGATCTCATGCGACCAGGTCACTTGTTTCCTCTGCAAGCAGTGACAGGTGGAGTGTTACGTCGGGCAGGTCATACTGAAGCAGCTGTCGACTTATCTAAGTTAGCTGGCTTATACCCAAGTGGTGTCATCTGTGAAATCATGAATGATGATGGTTCCATGGCAAGGATCCCTGATTTAGAAAAATTTGCCAAAACCCACGGACTCAATATTTATACGATAGAAGACCTGATCCGATACCGTAGACATAAAGAAAAACTCATCCACTTAGAAGTGGAAGCAAATCTTCCAACAGAGTTTGGTGATTTTAAAATCAAAGCCTATTCGACTCAAATTGATGATAAAATTCACATGGCACTCGTGAAAGGAGATATCGAACCTGACAAACCAGTGCTCGTTCGAGTTCATAGCGAGTGTTTGACGGGAGATATCTTTTCTTCACAACGTTGTGATTGTGGACCTCAACTCCACAACGCTCTCCGAATGATTGAAAAAGAAGGGCGGGGAGTTTTACTTTATATGCGCCAAGAAGGGAGAGGGATTGGGATCATTAACAAACTCAAAGCCTATTCTTTACAAGAAGGTGGGCTTGATACTGTGGAAGCCAATGAAAAATTAGGATTTGCTCCAGATTTACGTGAATATGGAATCGGGGCTCAGATCCTCCGAGACATTGGTGTTAAACAAATGAAGCTAATCACGAATAACCCTCGTAAGATTGTGGGTCTTGAGGGATACAACCTCCATGTGACAGAAAGGGTTCCCATTGAAATCGATCCTGTGGAAGAAAATCAAAAGTACCTTCAAACGAAAAAAACGAAACTTGGGCACCTATTAAACTTACACGGTTAGTTGTTTTTGACTTTCGCAGGGTTATAAAGTATACAAATCATCTAAGGTGATAATCGAGTCCTTTCCCAACTCGAGTTTTTCCTTTCAAATAAAATCCGATCATGAAGTCGGCCCACTCGTCCTTGCCAAAATTCGATTTTGGTTGGATAAACCGAATACCCGCCCCAAAACTCTGGCATTGGTATCTCTTTCCCTTCCCATTCTTTGGAAAGGGATTTGAATTTGGATTCTAGTTTTTCTCTCGATGATACCACCGAACTCTGATTTGATGTATGGGCACCAATTTGAGATTCTCTTGGGCGAATTTTAAAGTAGGCTTCTGATTCTTCTTTAGTGATTTTGGAGACGGTCCCTTCAATTCGGATTTGGCGTTCTAATTTTGGCCAAAAAAAATTCAAAGCAACACGATTGTTTTCCGCAATGTCTTTTCCTTTGTCCGATAGATAATTTGTAAAAAATTGGAATTCATTTCGGATAAGACCTTTTAATAGTACAATTCGTACGCTTGGTTGCCCTTCCTTGTTTACGGTCGCAAGACTCATTGCATTGGGTTCCAGTTCTTTTTCTTCTTTGGCTTCGGTAAACCATAAAGAAAAAAGTGCCAAAGGGTCGGTCCCTGCAGTTTGTTCTGAAAGTACAGAACGTTCGTAACTGTTTCGCATATTGGCTAAATCATTCAATGTTTCCATAATTTAAGTATCCCTCCCATTCATAATAGTGGACGATGAGTTTGAAAAAAAAAGTAAAAAAGATTCCAATGGAAAAATAGAGTCCCATTGGGATTTTTTTTCCTTTGAGAGACTCTCCTTTTTTTCTAAGTAAGAAACTAAAGCCGACAGCAAGTAGGTATGAAGAATTGAAATAAACCATCCAAAAAGGATTTCCTGCAATGGCCGCAAGGACAGGAGAAAATATTACATCACCAAGTCCAGTTCCTCCACGAAACAAAAGATAGATGATAAGATAAAAGAGTAAAAAACCTAAATACACATACAGGTGTGTGAAACCTGGCGTCTCTTCGAATAAAAAATAATTGGATCCAAAACCAAATCCAATGAGGAAGGGAAGGTTTTCATAATCCAGAGACAGTTTTTTTGCATCAGTCAACATCGCAATGAGTAGGTGACCTAAAAAAAATAAGAGACAAAATGTCCCAGGTAAGGATTCAGAAACAAAATAAACAAGTATCGCTATGAGTCCGAATAAGAATTCTGTTAAAGGGTATAGTTTGGCAATCTCCACCTGGCAACGATTACATTTTCCTTTGGTTAATAACCATCCAAATATCGGAACCAAATAGAGTTTGTTTACATTGGTCTTGCAACTTGGGCAGTGGCTTGGTTTAGAAAAAATGATGTTCCATCGTTTAAACCCTTGGAATTTTTTACGACCTTGTTCATAACAGTAATACAAGATCCTATCACCAAGTGTAGTATAAAAACTAGCAAGAGAAGCTGCAAAAAAAAATAGAATCATATAGGAAAGTCCAGTGGAAAGAAAATACCAGTTAGATTCTATTAGTGATTCCATGTTTTTTAGTTGGTTCTACAGAATGGATTCACGTTCTTTCGAAAGTTCCTGTAATGCCTTCATTCCACGTTTTAGAGTTTCCCATTCAGTAGCAAACGAAAGCCTTACATAATTTTTTGCATCACAGAAGATAAACCCAGGAACAAGGATGAGATCTTTTTTTACAGCACGTTTGATGAATTCTTCATCTTCGCAAGGAACTTGGAAAAATGCATAAAAGGCTCCACCTGATTTTTGGATGGGGTAGTAGTCTTTTAAGGACTCATATACAAAATCACGTTTTTCTTTGTAATCCTGGATATAAGTTGACATATCTGTTTTTAGAGCTTCGATACCTGCCCACTGTGTGATGGAAGGTGCGCACACAACCGTATACTGCTGTAAGGTGGTGAGCGCCTTGATTACTTTGTCTTCGGCAAGGATTGTGGCTAACCTAAGGCCTGTCATGTTATACGTTTTCGAGAAACCAGTGAGGGTAATTGTTTTTTCATATTCACTCCCAATGGAAAAAAACTTTCCGTCATAATCAAAGAGTTCATAAATTTCATCACTGATGAGATATGCTCCTGTGTTTTCTGCAAAGTTCGCAATGGCACGGAGTTGTTCTTTTGACAAAACCTTTCCTGTGGGATTCGATGGATTGGAAAAAATAATGAGTTTGAATTTTCGGTTCTTCAACGTTTCCAAATCCTTGGGTTCAAAGTTTTCGGAAAGGGGAACCACTTTTCCTCCATAAAACTTTAACATGGCTGGATACATTAAAAAATAAGGAGAGATGACGAGACATTCATCACCTTCATTCACGAGAGCATTAAAAAGTAAAAAGAGAGCAGAAGAAATTCCCGAAGTCACAAGGATTCTATCTTCATGGGCATATTTCATATGGTTTTGGGTTCTGTACTTTTCAGCCATTGCTGATTTTAATTCAGGAATCCCAGCTGTGAGTGTGTAAGATGTTTTCCCTTCAATGGCTGCCCGATTCATCGCTTCAATGATGTTAGGTGGGCAAGGGAAGTGGGGTTGGCCGATACTCAAATTGATAGGGTTTTGGATGCTACGTGCAAGTTCAAAGGCTTTTCGGATGGGAGAGGAGTCGATCCCATTCATTCTATTGGCAAATTCCATGGAATCATCATGGTTTTTAGGGTAGGTACGGGTCAATAGAATTTGGTTTACAGCCTACAAATGAGTAGAAATCTGAAGGATATGGAATTTGTAACCATCGCCGGCGTAAAAGTGCCTGTCCTTCCTCATTCAGAAAAATTTCCCGTTTTCCCTTCTAGCCTAGTTGAAACTGATTCGGTGAAACAAACCTTACAAAAAATCCTTTACCCGATGCTCGAAGGGATGCCAGTCCTACTCGTCGGTGATGCTGGTGTCGGAAAAAACGCTCTTATTTATTATATCAATTCACTTAGAAAACAACCTACGCTTCGATTCAGTTTTAATGAGGACACTCTCCCTGAAGATTTAATTGGATCGTATCGCATCTTACTCGATGGGAAAGGATTCACATGGTCCAATGGACCGCTTACGAACGCATTGTCAGAGGGACTCAGTTTTGTTGCAGACGAAATGAACCTTTGTGCACCAAACATCATCAAACGTTTTTCATCTGTCTACGAATCCAATTATCTCGACCTTCTCGAAGGCAGTGGGGAACGTGTGAAGGGGAAAACTGGATTTTGGTTCATTGGAACCCAAAACCCGAGTGAAGGCTTTGAAGGTCGTAAACCTTTGCCTTTTGACATCACAAAACATTTTGCTGTTGTTTATGTGGATCCTTATTCTCCCGATGAGATGTTTTTTATCCTAAAAAAAATTTATCCAATGCTTTCGGAAGAAGTATTACAACAAATCATCCGCATCAGTTTAGAATCAGAAAAAAGAATAAAGTCGGGTGAGATTGGAAAAGGGGATTTAGAAAAATACCATTTTAATTTGCGAACCCTTCAAAAGTATTGTAACCGTTTGGTATTGTTTGGTGCAAAAGACAAAACCGTTTCGGTCAGAGAAGCCCTGTATTTGTTTGAGGAACCATTCCGCAAAAAAGAGGACAAAGAAAAACAACGAGAGCTCATTGAAGCAGAGTTTGGTGGTGCTGTCAAACTAGTTCCTACTAAAGGGTATGTGCAAAATTCTACCATTTTTTGGAATGACAAGGAAATCAAAACTTGGGACGAGAAACAAACGATTTCTCTACTTTCCAAATACCCAACCCCAGAACCTATCTTACATTTTCTCGACCAGGTCTTTACCGCTATCCAAGCCAAAGAAAACATCCTCATCGAATACCGAGAAGACCAAGACCCACAAGAATTTTTACCACTATTTACGGAACTCACAGGGATTGAAATTGAATCTGTGATGTTATCCAAAGGCATGCACACATCGGATGTAGTCGGTGCCTTAAAACCTACAGAAGAAGGGAATATTGAAAGTGTGACTTGGGTTGACGGCCCACTCACACGTGCCATCCGAAAAGGGAATATTATCCTCATCTCAGGACTTGAATCAGCGGGTGCCGAACTCGTTGAAAAAATGAATATGTTAACAGATGATGCCCGCTCCCTCACTCTCCCGCCAGAGTCAGGGGAATACCTTCCGATCAAACTCACAGATACCTCTGTTGTGTTCGGGATGAAGTCTTTCCGAGCTTCAAAATCTGTCACAACCATCTCTCGTGCCTTCCGTAACCGATTCACGCCCATCCTCTTTCCAGAACTCGAAGATGTAAACGTGTTACAAGAGATTTTAGAATTCTTTCTACCAGAAGGTGTGTTGCCAAGATCCCTCGCACGTTTCCATCTGAAGGCAAAAGAACTTTCAGAAAAACGTACGATAGGTTCGGCAAATCTTATGCCTTACAGATTTGGAATCGCAAACCTTCTCAAATGGAAAAACCATATCTACCGTTACAACCAAACAGACGTAAAAGACATTGCGATCCGTGGGGGAAAGATTTATTATACGAACCAAATTGCAGATCCGAAGGAACGAAAAGAATTGGAACGTCTGTTAGAAGGTTTTCTTTCAGGAGTAGAAGTGGTCTCAACACTCTTCGAGGAAATCGAAGAGAAAAAAAAAACATTTACCACTGAGTCTGGACTAAATCGTAAAAATTGGTGGGACCCAGAACTCCATAAACGAGACCCACTCACAGGTGTTGCTAAAAAACTCAATTCCGGTGAGGAAACAAAGCGGGGAATTGAGATCAATACTCCCGAAACAGGTGGTGGCACCAAGGAAGGACCCGATGCTTGGTATGGGCAAGACACACAAGGAAACCAAGGCCAGGGAGAACCACAGGGTGGTGGTGGTGCTTGGGGGTATAGAACAGAAGAACTCTACAAACAATTCTTAAAAAAACGCCGCTTGCTTTGGGATTATTCCATTTTGGTGGGGCTCACTGAGTTTAAATCGGTGTTTGGGAAAGAACTAGAAGAAGTGGAGTTAAACCTCGAACAACTCTTTGATCCTGAAATTGACATCCACCGGATGTACAAAAACGAAGGTTCGCGGGTGGATGCACGCAAATACATCTCTTACAAAAGTGGAAGGGGTGATACTAAAATTTTTGATAAAACTACCATCGAAAAAAATGATGAAAAGCTAAAAGGGGTTGAGGTAACATTTCTCGTATCAAAGTGCAGAAGGATCTTTAACTTTGAATATTCGATTGCGATGTTGTCTGCTCTCCTTGTGAGTTTACATATCTTAAATGAACATGATATCAAAACGAGTGTCCATACTTTCTGTGATATCAAAAATTCAAAAGACACAGTTGATATTTTTAATCTCAAATCTGCCGAAGAAGACTATACCGCGGAGAAAGAAGAAGAAGTATTCAACGCACTTTGCAAAAATTGGCATGGGGATAGCATCCCTGAATACCAAGTCCTTTCAAATTGTGAACGTTATTTTTCGCCAGATGCTCAAACCAAAATCATCGTCATTCTATCGGACTTCCGAGGGCAGCGGGCAAAAACCTATATCGAAGACGAACTTGCATCTTTTGATACGCGAAAGATGAAAGAAGCTGTACTGAAAAACGAAGAGAAAAACTATGTATTTTTAGGGGTGGGACTTGGTTCGCGTTTCATTGCCGAACATGTTTTCCACGATTCTCTTCAAATCACGGCAGATAATTTTTATTCCATGCCGAATTTGATTGGGGCAGAAATTGCAAGACTCGTGCAAATCCACCATTCCTTAAGACAGTAACCAGTATGGGCAAAACAAAAAAAGACGATAAACCACGCGGAACTGATCCTTTAATCAATAAAAAGGCAAAGTTCAATTTCGAACTATTAGATTCGTTTGAGGCTGGTGTTGTTCTCACTGGATCGGAAGTGAAATCTCTAAGGGAAAAAAAAGGAAACCTGACCGATTGTTTTGCGAAAGTGAGAAACGGGGAAGTATTTTTAGAAAACTTTCAAATTCCTCCTTATAAAAACGGAGGTTATGCGAACCATCCTGAAATACGCCCTCGTAAACTCTTACTCAAAGCAAAAGAAATTGAAAAAATTGATCGTTCCATCAAAGAGAAGGGGCTTGTGCTTGTTGCCACTCGTTGTTTCTTTAAGAACAATCGTTTGGTGAAGATAGATGTCGCTTTAGCCAAACCTAAGAAATTATACGACAAACGAGATGATATCCAAAAGAAGGAAGCCAAAATCGATATGGAAAGAGCCATGAAGGAACACTTACGCAAATGAAGGGACTTCCAGTGGTCACCATTGTTGGTAGACAAAATGTCGGTAAATCTACATTATTTAATGCCATTCTCCGGGCACAAAGTGCCATCACAGAAAACACAGCGGGAGTCACCCGGGATGTGTTACAAAAAACAGTAGAACGAGCTGAGTTCAAAATTCCGTTCACTTTGTCCGACACTCCAGGTCTTGATATTGAGAACATCGACGAAATTTCAAAGGAAATCATTGAGATAGCTTTT encodes:
- a CDS encoding pyridoxal phosphate-dependent aminotransferase, with protein sequence MEFANRMNGIDSSPIRKAFELARSIQNPINLSIGQPHFPCPPNIIEAMNRAAIEGKTSYTLTAGIPELKSAMAEKYRTQNHMKYAHEDRILVTSGISSALFLLFNALVNEGDECLVISPYFLMYPAMLKFYGGKVVPLSENFEPKDLETLKNRKFKLIIFSNPSNPTGKVLSKEQLRAIANFAENTGAYLISDEIYELFDYDGKFFSIGSEYEKTITLTGFSKTYNMTGLRLATILAEDKVIKALTTLQQYTVVCAPSITQWAGIEALKTDMSTYIQDYKEKRDFVYESLKDYYPIQKSGGAFYAFFQVPCEDEEFIKRAVKKDLILVPGFIFCDAKNYVRLSFATEWETLKRGMKALQELSKERESIL
- a CDS encoding AAA family ATPase codes for the protein MEFVTIAGVKVPVLPHSEKFPVFPSSLVETDSVKQTLQKILYPMLEGMPVLLVGDAGVGKNALIYYINSLRKQPTLRFSFNEDTLPEDLIGSYRILLDGKGFTWSNGPLTNALSEGLSFVADEMNLCAPNIIKRFSSVYESNYLDLLEGSGERVKGKTGFWFIGTQNPSEGFEGRKPLPFDITKHFAVVYVDPYSPDEMFFILKKIYPMLSEEVLQQIIRISLESEKRIKSGEIGKGDLEKYHFNLRTLQKYCNRLVLFGAKDKTVSVREALYLFEEPFRKKEDKEKQRELIEAEFGGAVKLVPTKGYVQNSTIFWNDKEIKTWDEKQTISLLSKYPTPEPILHFLDQVFTAIQAKENILIEYREDQDPQEFLPLFTELTGIEIESVMLSKGMHTSDVVGALKPTEEGNIESVTWVDGPLTRAIRKGNIILISGLESAGAELVEKMNMLTDDARSLTLPPESGEYLPIKLTDTSVVFGMKSFRASKSVTTISRAFRNRFTPILFPELEDVNVLQEILEFFLPEGVLPRSLARFHLKAKELSEKRTIGSANLMPYRFGIANLLKWKNHIYRYNQTDVKDIAIRGGKIYYTNQIADPKERKELERLLEGFLSGVEVVSTLFEEIEEKKKTFTTESGLNRKNWWDPELHKRDPLTGVAKKLNSGEETKRGIEINTPETGGGTKEGPDAWYGQDTQGNQGQGEPQGGGGAWGYRTEELYKQFLKKRRLLWDYSILVGLTEFKSVFGKELEEVELNLEQLFDPEIDIHRMYKNEGSRVDARKYISYKSGRGDTKIFDKTTIEKNDEKLKGVEVTFLVSKCRRIFNFEYSIAMLSALLVSLHILNEHDIKTSVHTFCDIKNSKDTVDIFNLKSAEEDYTAEKEEEVFNALCKNWHGDSIPEYQVLSNCERYFSPDAQTKIIVILSDFRGQRAKTYIEDELASFDTRKMKEAVLKNEEKNYVFLGVGLGSRFIAEHVFHDSLQITADNFYSMPNLIGAEIARLVQIHHSLRQ
- the smpB gene encoding SsrA-binding protein SmpB, whose protein sequence is MGKTKKDDKPRGTDPLINKKAKFNFELLDSFEAGVVLTGSEVKSLREKKGNLTDCFAKVRNGEVFLENFQIPPYKNGGYANHPEIRPRKLLLKAKEIEKIDRSIKEKGLVLVATRCFFKNNRLVKIDVALAKPKKLYDKRDDIQKKEAKIDMERAMKEHLRK